The DNA region CCATCAGCCGGTACATCATGCCGGTTTCACATCCGCCGGCCATGACGATTCCAAGACCAAACAGCAATCCGCCGATAAAAGTGCTCGGTGCCGCAATTTTCGTAATGGGATCTAGGCCGTACACGAGGATAATGATCAACGTAGCGACGGAGCTGACTGCCATGCCGACGGCAATCGCTTTCGTCATCGTCGCCCGGCCGCTGATCCACAGGTCCCGGAAGGCGGAAGTGAAGCAGATCTGCCCCCGCTCAATCAGGATTCCGAATGCCGCTCCGAAGAGTGCGGCGGTTCCAAGCATGGTGCGGCCGGTGGCATAGAAATATGCGATGAGCGCAATGTAGGCTAGACCGAGAAGCGCTCCAAGAAGGGGCTGCCGGCTTTTCCCGGTTCTAACTGTCGGCGCTGTACCGCCCATTTTTAGAACAGGCTTGCCTTTCCACCATCTTGTATTAACCAGCTTGGCACCCAGGAACGTGCCCACGGCCGTGGCAACGATAAAGATCCAGGAATGCAGCGAGAACTGAGGCACTCCGGTAAAAAATGCCGCGAGATTGCAGCCAAGGGCCAAACGGGCGCCGAAGCCGGCGATGATGCCGCCGACGAAGCCCTGCACATACCGCCGCTTCTGTCTCGGCATCCGGATCTTGAAGTTGCTGCTAAGCAAAATCGTAATCAGGGCTCCAATAAACATGCCCCACACGATCCAGCCGTCGGTTCGGGTCCAGGTCGTTCCGTTCATGTGGACCAGGTCGAAGTACGCCCAGTCCGATACGTCCACCCCGAAGAATTCAAGGATATGGCCACCAAGACGGGTAAACTCTCCGGTTACGGCCCAAACCGTGTTGGTAATCCCAAAATAAACCGCGCTCAGGATGCCTGCCAGAGCCATGACCAGATAAGGGCTCCAGTAGCTTCCGAACCATGATGCATATAATTTTTTCACGTGCTCTATAACTCCTCATCCGATAGAGTCATTGGACTCTACTCCTAAATTAAACCGGCAAATGTTATTTTACTATAAAAAATTCAATTGGGTAAGAAATTTAAGCGTTAATCTAGGCGGGGGAAAGAGGAATGATCACTATTCATAATGATGCTTGAGTAAAAATCTCAATATCTGCTCATTCACGGCATCCGGGTTATCAAGATTCGTCGCATGGTGAGCGCCGGGAATCATGTGCAGCTCCGAGTTTCTTATTTTCGCGTGCATATAGTTCTGCTGCCTTTTAACCATGGTGTCATGCTCGCCTTGAAGCAGCAAAACGGGACATTGTACATGGCCTAAATGCTCACCGCTCTCCATACGGGTGACCGCATCCCATAAGCGCAGCCACCGGTCTTGTGTAAGCATATTAAAAGCTTCCTCGATGTATGCTCGGTTATCCGGATTGTACTTTGAGAGGACGGATGCCTGAAGCTTGCCGGTTATTCGCATCGGAATTATGCGGGAGCACCAGCGGTTAAAGGGTACAAAGCATTTTTCAAACCAGTTAAATGCGTTGGTGAACGGAGTACCGATTAGTATAAGAGCCTCTACCGTTTGAGGAAACCGGATTGCGGTTTGCAGAGAGATATGACCACCCATGGACAAGCCGCATAGAACTGCTCGCTCTATTCCAAGGTGATCCATCAATGCGGATAAGTCTTTATTGAACGTTTCCGAATCAACCTTCCCTTCGGGAAGTGAAGAGTAACCATGCCCTCTGACATCCCAAATAATCGTCTTATATCTCTCGGCAAAAAAACGAATCTGGGGCTCCCATTGCTTATGGTTCCAGGAAGCGCCATGGGTGAAAATGATCGGTCGACCCTCCCCGTGCACCTCGTAGTATAGCTCCGCATGGTGGCTAGTCATCGTTGGCATGCTCATTCCCCCCTATTCTTAGCGGTCCGATAATGACGCGAAAACAATCGTCGATTAAAGCATCTAACGTCTTCCCGGCATCCCGGATCCAGATCAGGAGCGCACCGCCGATTGCGGATTGCAGAACGGTGCTGACCAGCTCGATATCGCATGCTTGAATGGATTTGTCCCGAACCGCTTTGCTTAACAGTCTTCTCGTTCCCGCATCTATAATCGCAAGACGATGTCTCGATATTTCCAGCAAATCAGGATCGGTCGTGCTTTCCAGATAAAAGCTGGTGTGACGGGCCAGAGATACCGGGTCGTTCCCTAACCGGACCGCCTCTTTATAAACGGATTTTAACGCTTCGATCGGCGGCGCGTCGCTCTGATCTGCTTCATTAAATTTCGCCTCGGTCAATTGGATGACATAATTGCTGTAAGCAAGGAAGATGCCCTTCTTTGAAGAAAATCGTTTGATCAATGCTGCAGGAGATACACCGATCTCGTTCGCAATATCCGCGAGGGTAGTTTGCGCGAACCCCTTTTTGCATAGCGATTGATATACGCCGTAATAGATGTGCTCATCGGAGAATTCTCGTGGTCTGCCCATAAAAGCCCCCATTAGTAAATGATTATTTACTAATTATGTTAGCATGTACTCCTTAGGTTAACAAGACACTTTTTCTTAATCCATTATCAACGGTTGAAATAAAAAGGCCCCCTTGCTTCCTGATTGGAAGCAGAGAGAGCGTAGTTGTCTCCGAGCTATTCTTCGAGTTTGTATATCCGTTACTTAGTCTCTAAATAGAATTCATTTTTTAATAAGCCGTAATAGATAAGGTCTTCATATTTTCCGCATTTTTTAACATGCTGTCTTAAGGTTCCTTCATATTTCATGCCCAGTTTTTCCATGACCTTTCCCGATGCAGGATTCTTTCCTAAGTATCGTGCATATACCCTGTTTAATTCTAATTGTTCAAACGCATAGCTTATGATCCCTCTTGCTGCTTCCGTACAATATCCATTATTCTTGTACGCTTTACCAATCCAATACGCAAGCTCCCCATGATCGAACTTCCGGTTATATCCAACACAGATCGCACCGATAATGTGTTGTTCTACCGTATGTACAATCGCTAATTCAAGCGATCGACCTTCATGATAATTAACGGCATGTGTTTTTATCCATTCTTCTGCCATTCCATACTCGTAGGGATGCGGGATGTATAATGTCGTTTCAGCAATATATGGATCCCCGGCGAGTTCTTTGACTACCGGTGCATCCTTTAAATCAAAAGGTCGTAAGGTAAGCCTCTCTAATTGAATTGTCGGCAATTCTTTCATAGATCCTTCCTTCTGGCTTTCCTTTAACGGGAAAGGCCTGCGTCATTGATTGTCCATAAGTAGATCTCTCCTGAAGCATTATACGATATGTGAATGTAAGGCTCACCCGGTTTATGGAAGCTGGCTGTACCCGGTTTATTAGGATGCATCGTTAATGTATATTCCCCAAGATCCGTTTGAAACAATGCAGTAGCGAGCGGCTTTGCAGTTTCAGAGAGTTTCGATTAGCAATGGGACCCATCCTGCCAGCAGCGCTCCACCTTCCGGATGATTGCTTGCAGTAAGGTCTCCTCCATGCTGTCGAATAATTCGTTGCGAAATCGTCAGCCCTAATCCGCTGCCTCCGGTTGCACGATTTCGGGAAGCTTCTCCGCGATATAAAGGTTCGAATACCCGTTCCAGCTCTTCCGAGGAGAAGCCCG from Paenibacillus ihbetae includes:
- a CDS encoding alpha/beta fold hydrolase, with the translated sequence MPTMTSHHAELYYEVHGEGRPIIFTHGASWNHKQWEPQIRFFAERYKTIIWDVRGHGYSSLPEGKVDSETFNKDLSALMDHLGIERAVLCGLSMGGHISLQTAIRFPQTVEALILIGTPFTNAFNWFEKCFVPFNRWCSRIIPMRITGKLQASVLSKYNPDNRAYIEEAFNMLTQDRWLRLWDAVTRMESGEHLGHVQCPVLLLQGEHDTMVKRQQNYMHAKIRNSELHMIPGAHHATNLDNPDAVNEQILRFLLKHHYE
- a CDS encoding GNAT family N-acetyltransferase, which translates into the protein MKELPTIQLERLTLRPFDLKDAPVVKELAGDPYIAETTLYIPHPYEYGMAEEWIKTHAVNYHEGRSLELAIVHTVEQHIIGAICVGYNRKFDHGELAYWIGKAYKNNGYCTEAARGIISYAFEQLELNRVYARYLGKNPASGKVMEKLGMKYEGTLRQHVKKCGKYEDLIYYGLLKNEFYLETK
- a CDS encoding TetR/AcrR family transcriptional regulator, with the translated sequence MGRPREFSDEHIYYGVYQSLCKKGFAQTTLADIANEIGVSPAALIKRFSSKKGIFLAYSNYVIQLTEAKFNEADQSDAPPIEALKSVYKEAVRLGNDPVSLARHTSFYLESTTDPDLLEISRHRLAIIDAGTRRLLSKAVRDKSIQACDIELVSTVLQSAIGGALLIWIRDAGKTLDALIDDCFRVIIGPLRIGGNEHANDD
- the yedE gene encoding selenium metabolism membrane protein YedE/FdhT; protein product: MKKLYASWFGSYWSPYLVMALAGILSAVYFGITNTVWAVTGEFTRLGGHILEFFGVDVSDWAYFDLVHMNGTTWTRTDGWIVWGMFIGALITILLSSNFKIRMPRQKRRYVQGFVGGIIAGFGARLALGCNLAAFFTGVPQFSLHSWIFIVATAVGTFLGAKLVNTRWWKGKPVLKMGGTAPTVRTGKSRQPLLGALLGLAYIALIAYFYATGRTMLGTAALFGAAFGILIERGQICFTSAFRDLWISGRATMTKAIAVGMAVSSVATLIIILVYGLDPITKIAAPSTFIGGLLFGLGIVMAGGCETGMMYRLMEGQIVFLPVFIGNIIGATALAFAWDHMGVYNLLVKSGAPVNLITEMGPAAALLVTLLVLGAGFAVAAYWQKNYRFGVGFKKGDTTHVG